A portion of the Tenacibaculum todarodis genome contains these proteins:
- the ilvC gene encoding ketol-acid reductoisomerase — protein sequence MSNYFNTLTLREKLEQLGKCRFMDASEFEDGVAALKGKKIVIVGCGAQGLNQGLNMRDSGLDISYTLRQAAISEKRQSYINATSNNFTVGTYEELLPTADVVINLAPDKQHTNVVNAVMPLMKKGATLSYSHGFNIVEEGMQIREDLTVIMVAPKCPGSEVREEYKRGFGVPTLTAVHPENDPEGKGWAQAKAYAVATGGNRAGVLESSFVAEVKSDLMGEQTILCGLLQTGAILSFDKMVEEGIEPGYAAKLIQYGWETVTEALKHGGITNMMDRLSNPAKVEAFRLSEELKDIMRPLFQKHMDDIMTGHFSKTMMEDWANDDINLLTWRAATGETAFEKQVITSDEIPEQEYFDHGTLLVAFVRSGVELAFEAMTDSGIIDASAYYESLHETPLIANTIARMKLAEMNRVISDTAEYGCYLFDHACKPLLTDFMKDVKTNVIGKSFSSENGVDNQELIRINAIIRNHPVEIVGAKLRASMTAMKVIKTEA from the coding sequence ATGTCAAATTATTTTAACACATTAACATTAAGAGAGAAATTAGAACAATTAGGAAAATGTCGTTTTATGGACGCTTCAGAATTTGAAGACGGAGTAGCAGCATTAAAAGGGAAGAAAATTGTTATTGTAGGTTGTGGTGCACAAGGTTTAAATCAAGGTTTAAATATGAGAGATTCTGGATTAGATATCTCTTATACTTTAAGACAAGCTGCAATAAGTGAAAAAAGACAGTCTTATATTAACGCAACATCTAATAATTTTACAGTTGGTACTTACGAAGAGTTATTACCAACTGCAGATGTTGTTATTAATTTAGCACCAGATAAGCAGCATACAAATGTTGTAAATGCTGTAATGCCTTTAATGAAGAAAGGAGCTACTTTATCGTATTCTCACGGTTTTAATATCGTAGAAGAAGGAATGCAAATTCGTGAAGACTTAACAGTAATTATGGTAGCACCAAAGTGCCCAGGTTCTGAAGTTAGAGAAGAATATAAAAGAGGATTTGGAGTGCCAACATTAACGGCAGTTCACCCAGAAAATGATCCAGAAGGAAAAGGTTGGGCACAAGCAAAAGCTTATGCAGTAGCAACTGGAGGTAACAGAGCAGGAGTTTTAGAATCTTCTTTTGTTGCTGAAGTAAAGTCTGATTTAATGGGAGAACAAACTATTTTATGTGGTTTGTTACAAACAGGAGCAATTTTATCTTTTGATAAAATGGTTGAAGAAGGAATTGAACCAGGTTATGCTGCAAAATTAATTCAGTATGGTTGGGAAACTGTAACGGAAGCTTTAAAGCATGGTGGAATTACCAATATGATGGACAGATTATCTAATCCTGCAAAAGTAGAAGCGTTTAGACTTTCTGAAGAATTAAAAGACATTATGCGTCCGTTGTTCCAGAAACATATGGATGATATTATGACTGGTCATTTTTCAAAAACCATGATGGAAGATTGGGCTAATGATGATATAAATCTATTAACTTGGAGAGCTGCAACAGGAGAAACTGCTTTTGAAAAACAAGTAATTACTTCTGATGAAATTCCAGAACAAGAATACTTTGATCATGGAACATTATTAGTTGCTTTTGTAAGATCTGGTGTAGAATTAGCCTTTGAGGCAATGACAGATTCTGGAATTATAGATGCATCTGCATATTATGAGTCTTTACACGAAACGCCATTAATTGCAAATACAATTGCAAGAATGAAATTAGCAGAAATGAACCGTGTAATTTCTGATACGGCAGAATATGGTTGTTATTTATTTGACCATGCTTGTAAGCCTTTATTAACAGACTTTATGAAGGATGTGAAAACGAATGTTATTGGTAAATCTTTTAGTTCAGAAAATGGAGTTGATAACCAAGAGTTAATTAGAATAAATGCTATTATTAGAAACCATCCAGTAGAAATAGTAGGAGCAAAATTAAGAGCTTCTATGACAGCAATGAAAGTAATTAAAACCGAAGCATAA
- the ilvA gene encoding threonine ammonia-lyase IlvA encodes METKTTFFPSIKNIEAASLKLKDVASITPLTQNLQNSKKFDANILFKREDLQVVRSYKIRGAYNKIASLTAEEKANGIVCASAGNHAQGVALSCKLLQIKGTIYMPLPTPNQKIEQVKMFGEEFVNVVIEGDTFDDAYNASIIECEAKSKTFIHPFNDEKVIEGQATVGLEILNQTDKKIDYVFVPVGGGGLSSGLSSVFKYLSPETKIIGVEPEGAPSMLTSIRNKKNTALEKINAFVDGAAVKKVGDLNFAICQQNLHDMITVPEGKICQTILDLYNKDAIVVEPAGALSIAALDYFADEIKGKNVVCVVSGSNNDITRTADIKERALLYANLKHYFIVKFPQRAGALRDFVVNILNPTDDITHFEYTKKVNRENDVAVVGLELKSPKDLEPLITKMKKHNFFGEYLNDKPNLFEFLV; translated from the coding sequence ATGGAAACCAAAACAACTTTTTTTCCAAGTATTAAAAATATAGAAGCTGCCTCTTTAAAATTAAAAGATGTAGCTTCTATTACTCCATTAACTCAAAATTTACAGAATTCAAAAAAGTTTGATGCCAATATTTTGTTTAAAAGGGAAGATTTACAAGTTGTACGCTCTTATAAAATTAGAGGAGCTTACAATAAAATAGCCTCTTTAACCGCTGAAGAAAAAGCGAATGGAATTGTTTGTGCAAGCGCAGGAAATCATGCACAAGGTGTAGCTTTATCGTGTAAATTACTCCAAATAAAAGGCACAATTTACATGCCTTTGCCTACTCCAAATCAGAAAATTGAACAAGTAAAAATGTTTGGGGAAGAGTTTGTAAATGTGGTTATTGAAGGCGATACTTTTGATGATGCTTACAATGCTTCAATTATAGAATGCGAAGCAAAAAGTAAAACTTTTATTCATCCTTTTAATGATGAAAAAGTTATTGAAGGACAAGCTACAGTTGGTTTAGAAATTTTAAATCAGACTGATAAAAAAATAGATTATGTCTTTGTTCCAGTTGGTGGCGGAGGTTTGTCATCTGGTTTATCATCTGTTTTTAAGTATTTATCTCCAGAAACAAAAATAATTGGTGTAGAGCCAGAAGGAGCACCTTCTATGTTAACATCAATCAGAAATAAAAAAAATACAGCTTTAGAAAAAATTAATGCCTTTGTAGATGGAGCAGCAGTTAAGAAAGTAGGAGATTTAAACTTTGCAATTTGTCAACAGAATTTGCACGATATGATTACGGTACCAGAAGGAAAAATCTGTCAGACAATTTTAGATTTGTACAACAAAGATGCAATTGTAGTGGAGCCTGCAGGTGCTTTAAGTATAGCGGCTTTAGATTATTTTGCAGATGAAATTAAAGGTAAAAACGTAGTTTGTGTTGTTAGTGGATCTAATAATGATATTACAAGAACTGCGGATATAAAAGAACGTGCATTATTGTATGCAAACTTAAAACACTATTTTATTGTAAAGTTTCCGCAAAGAGCTGGTGCGCTTAGAGATTTTGTTGTAAATATTTTAAATCCAACAGATGATATTACACATTTTGAATATACCAAAAAAGTAAATCGAGAAAATGATGTTGCGGTAGTTGGGTTAGAATTAAAATCGCCAAAAGACTTAGAACCCTTAATAACAAAAATGAAAAAACATAATTTTTTTGGTGAATATCTTAACGATAAACCCAATTTATTTGAGTTTTTAGTTTAA
- a CDS encoding MBL fold metallo-hydrolase, giving the protein MRIYPIETGNFKLDGGAMFGVVPKSIWQRTNPADANNMIDMSMRCMLIEDGNRLTLVDTGMGNKQSEKFFGYYFMFGDFTLDASLAKHGFHRDDITDVFLTHLHFDHCGGSIQFNKDKTGYEPAFKNAKFWSNDRHWNWAVEPNPREKASFLKENILPIEESGQLNFVHRNTKDQVGFDVLFMDGHTEKQMLPKIQYQGKTIVFMADLLPTVGHIPLPYVMGYDTRPLLTIKEKADFLNEAADRDYFLFLEHDAYNEICTVQHTEKGVRLKESHKFTDIFN; this is encoded by the coding sequence ATGCGAATTTATCCAATAGAAACAGGTAATTTTAAGTTAGATGGTGGTGCAATGTTTGGCGTTGTTCCAAAATCTATTTGGCAAAGAACCAATCCTGCTGATGCTAATAATATGATTGATATGAGTATGCGTTGCATGCTTATTGAAGATGGAAATAGACTTACGTTAGTAGATACTGGAATGGGAAACAAGCAATCTGAAAAGTTTTTTGGATATTATTTTATGTTTGGAGACTTTACTCTAGATGCTTCCTTGGCAAAACACGGTTTTCATAGAGATGATATTACTGATGTTTTTTTAACACACTTACATTTTGATCATTGTGGAGGTTCAATACAATTCAACAAAGACAAAACAGGCTACGAGCCAGCATTTAAAAACGCAAAATTTTGGTCTAATGATCGTCATTGGAATTGGGCAGTAGAACCAAACCCACGTGAAAAAGCGTCTTTCTTAAAAGAAAATATTTTACCTATTGAAGAAAGTGGTCAATTAAACTTTGTACATAGAAACACTAAAGATCAAGTTGGTTTTGATGTGCTTTTTATGGATGGACACACCGAAAAACAAATGCTTCCGAAGATTCAATACCAAGGAAAAACAATTGTTTTTATGGCAGATTTATTACCAACAGTTGGTCATATTCCTTTGCCATACGTAATGGGTTACGATACACGTCCGTTATTAACGATTAAAGAAAAAGCAGATTTTTTAAATGAAGCTGCAGATAGAGATTACTTTCTGTTTTTAGAACACGACGCTTACAATGAAATTTGTACAGTACAACATACCGAAAAAGGAGTTCGATTAAAAGAGAGTCATAAATTTACAGATATTTTCAACTAA
- a CDS encoding S8 family peptidase, which yields MRILKPIFYTAIAAVAFTSCKTVSNLTNVAVPTGMENAVLISAKKAKLTDSEKDNWQHLDLATDTIPGMSVDKAYTFLAGKKGVEVVVGVVDSGTDLKHEDLKDVAWVNKGEIAGNGKDDDNNGYVDDINGWNFLGDTYKEHLEYERILMNPSIADAATLAEVKAFQKTKVDGAKANKSRYTEILAGVTMADDALTKHFGKADYTKEQVLALTPTDETLKMAVAGAKQMYGFGLPSLSEARKELTKLVDTADKTIKGDNLKTDYRTPVGDNAYDIKDKPGYGNGNSGHSEKGEAHGSHVSGIIGATRNNSVGMNGVADNVKIMAVRSVSDGDEYDKDVALGIRYAVDNGAKVINTSFGKAFSPNKEWVYDAIKYAASKDVLIVNAAGNDGKNIDVEKTFPNDAPDLLNEVSNNFLTVGAMSANYDENLPASFSNYGKINVDVFAPGVQVHSTTPEGEYKKFSGTSMASPATAGVAALVRSYYPQLSASQVKRILMNSGTKIDLEVLQPGSRSRENPKGKLVPFSTLSVSGRVVNAYNALVMADQMVNGK from the coding sequence ATGAGAATTTTAAAACCAATTTTTTATACAGCAATTGCTGCTGTTGCTTTTACTAGTTGTAAAACAGTTAGTAATTTAACTAATGTTGCAGTTCCAACAGGAATGGAAAATGCAGTATTAATTTCAGCAAAAAAAGCAAAATTAACAGATTCAGAAAAAGATAATTGGCAACATTTAGATTTAGCTACTGATACTATTCCTGGTATGAGTGTAGATAAAGCGTATACCTTTTTAGCAGGTAAAAAAGGTGTTGAGGTTGTTGTTGGAGTTGTAGATTCTGGTACAGATTTAAAACATGAAGATTTAAAAGATGTTGCTTGGGTAAACAAAGGAGAAATTGCAGGTAATGGAAAAGATGATGATAACAATGGTTATGTAGATGACATAAACGGTTGGAACTTTTTAGGTGATACATATAAAGAACATTTAGAATATGAACGTATTTTAATGAATCCTTCTATTGCTGATGCGGCGACACTTGCTGAAGTAAAAGCATTTCAAAAAACAAAAGTTGACGGAGCTAAAGCAAATAAATCACGTTATACTGAAATATTAGCAGGAGTAACCATGGCTGATGATGCTTTAACTAAACATTTTGGAAAAGCTGATTATACAAAAGAACAAGTTTTAGCGCTTACACCAACTGACGAAACTTTAAAAATGGCTGTTGCAGGAGCAAAACAGATGTATGGTTTTGGTTTACCGTCTTTATCAGAAGCAAGAAAAGAATTAACTAAGTTAGTTGATACTGCGGATAAAACTATCAAAGGAGATAATCTTAAAACAGATTATAGAACTCCAGTTGGTGATAATGCGTATGACATTAAAGATAAACCAGGTTATGGAAATGGTAACTCTGGTCATTCAGAAAAAGGAGAAGCACACGGTTCTCACGTTTCAGGTATTATTGGAGCAACTCGTAACAATAGTGTTGGTATGAATGGTGTTGCAGATAATGTAAAAATTATGGCAGTTCGTTCAGTTTCTGATGGAGATGAATACGATAAAGATGTTGCATTAGGAATTAGATATGCAGTAGATAATGGAGCAAAAGTTATCAATACTAGTTTCGGTAAAGCATTTTCACCAAATAAAGAATGGGTTTATGATGCAATTAAATACGCTGCTTCTAAAGATGTATTAATTGTAAATGCAGCAGGAAACGATGGTAAAAACATCGATGTTGAAAAAACATTTCCTAATGATGCACCAGATTTATTAAACGAAGTTTCTAATAACTTTTTAACTGTTGGTGCAATGAGCGCTAATTATGATGAAAACTTACCAGCAAGTTTTTCTAACTACGGTAAAATAAATGTAGATGTTTTTGCTCCTGGAGTTCAAGTACATTCTACTACACCAGAAGGTGAATATAAAAAATTCAGTGGAACCTCAATGGCTTCACCAGCAACTGCAGGTGTTGCAGCTTTAGTTCGTTCTTACTACCCACAATTATCAGCAAGTCAGGTGAAGCGTATCTTAATGAATTCTGGAACTAAAATTGATTTAGAAGTTTTACAACCAGGTTCAAGAAGTAGAGAAAATCCTAAAGGGAAATTAGTTCCTTTTTCTACATTATCAGTTTCTGGACGTGTTGTAAATGCGTACAATGCCTTAGTAATGGCAGACCAAATGGTAAATGGAAAATAA
- a CDS encoding M1 family metallopeptidase — protein MKKTLFFGLTLSVMISCVSVKTKVNTETTQQPSVKTSTVTTTTSKSDAYWQQHVDYTMDIDMNVNNYQYKGKQELVYTNNSPDALNKVFYHLYFNAFQPGSQMDVRSRNIKDPSKKIGDRISKLSPSEIGYIKVNTLSQNGTSVEHQTVGTILEVTLNTPIQPGESATFSMNFDAQVPVQIRRSGRNSSEGVALSMSQWYPKMAEYDFEGWHTPPYIAREFHGVWGNFDVTLHIDKNYVVGGSGYLQNPQEVGHGYEDKNKSLNLPSGEKLTWNFKAPNVHDFTWAADPEYIHDTFKMNNGIDLHFLYKKTLEAKYLENWKNLQPKTAELMTYFSENVGQYPYKQYSVIQGGDGGMEYAMSTLITGERSFGSLLGVTSHELAHTWFQFLLATNESLHPWMDEGFTTHISNKAMNKVSGRNIENPQVGSYRHYFGIVANNIEESMSTHADRYNTNAAYSMASYSKGNLFLSQLEYVIGKENVAKGLKKYFTDFSFKHPIPNDIKRSMEKVSGIHLDWYLNEWTQTTHTIDYGVKAVEGNKITLERIGKMPMPIDVSVTYADGSSEEFNIPLRIMRGQKPTAATVLKDWTWAHPTYSFTTSKTVKSVEIDKSKLMADVKMDNNTFGK, from the coding sequence ATGAAAAAAACACTTTTCTTCGGATTAACATTATCAGTAATGATTTCTTGTGTTTCAGTAAAAACAAAAGTTAATACAGAAACAACTCAACAACCATCAGTAAAAACCTCAACTGTTACTACAACTACTTCAAAAAGTGATGCTTATTGGCAACAACATGTAGATTATACTATGGATATTGATATGAATGTAAACAACTATCAATATAAAGGAAAACAAGAGTTGGTTTACACCAATAATTCTCCTGATGCGTTAAATAAAGTCTTTTATCACTTGTACTTTAATGCGTTTCAGCCAGGTTCTCAAATGGATGTTCGTTCTAGAAACATAAAAGATCCAAGTAAAAAAATTGGGGATAGAATAAGTAAATTAAGTCCTTCTGAAATTGGATACATTAAAGTAAACACCCTTTCTCAAAATGGAACTTCAGTAGAGCACCAAACTGTTGGTACAATTTTAGAAGTAACTTTAAACACACCAATTCAACCAGGAGAAAGTGCAACCTTTTCTATGAATTTTGATGCGCAAGTACCAGTTCAAATTAGACGTTCTGGGCGTAATAGTAGTGAAGGCGTTGCTTTATCTATGAGCCAATGGTATCCTAAAATGGCAGAATACGATTTTGAAGGTTGGCATACACCACCTTATATTGCTCGTGAATTTCACGGAGTTTGGGGAAATTTTGATGTAACACTTCATATTGATAAAAATTATGTAGTTGGAGGAAGTGGATATTTACAAAACCCACAAGAAGTTGGTCATGGTTATGAAGACAAAAACAAGTCTTTAAATCTTCCTTCAGGAGAAAAATTAACATGGAATTTTAAAGCACCAAACGTGCACGATTTTACATGGGCAGCAGATCCAGAATATATTCACGATACTTTTAAAATGAATAATGGAATCGATTTACACTTTTTATACAAGAAAACTTTAGAAGCAAAGTATTTAGAAAATTGGAAAAATTTACAACCTAAAACGGCTGAATTAATGACATATTTCAGTGAAAATGTTGGTCAATATCCGTACAAGCAATATTCAGTTATACAAGGTGGAGATGGTGGAATGGAATATGCAATGTCTACATTAATTACTGGAGAACGTTCTTTTGGAAGTTTATTAGGAGTAACATCTCATGAATTGGCACATACATGGTTTCAATTTTTGTTAGCAACAAATGAAAGTTTACATCCTTGGATGGATGAAGGTTTTACAACTCATATTTCTAACAAAGCAATGAATAAAGTTAGTGGTAGAAATATAGAAAATCCTCAAGTAGGTTCTTATAGACATTATTTTGGTATTGTTGCAAACAATATTGAAGAATCAATGAGTACTCATGCAGATAGATATAACACAAATGCGGCTTATAGTATGGCAAGTTACTCTAAAGGAAATCTTTTCTTAAGCCAATTAGAATATGTTATTGGGAAAGAAAATGTAGCAAAAGGATTAAAAAAATACTTTACTGACTTTTCTTTTAAACACCCAATTCCAAATGATATTAAAAGAAGTATGGAAAAAGTTTCTGGAATTCATTTAGATTGGTATTTAAACGAATGGACGCAAACAACGCATACAATTGATTATGGTGTTAAAGCTGTTGAAGGAAACAAAATAACTTTGGAACGAATTGGTAAAATGCCAATGCCAATAGATGTTTCTGTAACGTATGCAGATGGTTCTTCGGAAGAGTTTAATATTCCATTAAGAATTATGAGAGGTCAAAAACCAACAGCCGCAACAGTTTTAAAAGACTGGACTTGGGCACATCCAACGTATAGTTTTACTACTTCTAAAACAGTAAAATCTGTTGAAATTGACAAGTCTAAATTAATGGCTGACGTTAAAATGGATAACAATACTTTTGGAAAGTAA
- a CDS encoding LysE family translocator, whose product MDIYDFKNAFFVGVFMAFMIGPVFFMLIKTSILKGARAAFAFDLGVILGDITFISIAYFGSRSLLEKIKDDPRLFLIGGLVLVVYGLITYLDKSNKKEADETEVKVPEENNYFKLLIKGFFLNFINIGVLAGWLGIMVIVGPTLDMNPVSIFWYFVIVILGYAVTDLGKILLAKQLRDKMTPLVIYRIKRGMGIMLIVFGAILMLKGFIPKEKIDNLIDKVEIKK is encoded by the coding sequence ATGGATATTTACGATTTTAAAAATGCTTTTTTTGTAGGAGTCTTTATGGCTTTTATGATTGGCCCTGTATTTTTTATGCTGATTAAAACCAGTATTTTAAAAGGTGCTAGAGCTGCTTTTGCATTTGATTTAGGAGTAATTTTAGGCGACATTACTTTTATATCAATTGCATATTTTGGAAGTAGAAGTTTATTAGAGAAAATAAAAGACGATCCAAGATTATTCTTAATTGGCGGTTTGGTATTAGTTGTTTACGGACTAATAACGTACTTGGACAAGAGCAACAAAAAGGAAGCTGATGAAACCGAAGTAAAAGTACCGGAAGAAAACAACTATTTTAAATTACTGATAAAAGGATTTTTCTTAAACTTTATTAATATTGGTGTTTTAGCAGGTTGGCTTGGAATAATGGTTATTGTTGGCCCAACTTTAGACATGAATCCAGTTTCAATTTTTTGGTATTTTGTTATAGTTATTTTAGGTTATGCAGTTACAGACTTAGGTAAAATACTACTAGCAAAACAACTTAGAGATAAAATGACACCTTTAGTTATTTATAGAATAAAACGCGGAATGGGAATAATGCTCATCGTTTTTGGAGCTATTTTAATGCTAAAAGGCTTTATTCCGAAGGAAAAAATAGACAACTTGATTGACAAAGTTGAGATAAAAAAATAA